From Alteromonas sp. BL110:
CTGTTTCCAGCTCTTCGGTAGGACGACGAGCTAAGTTATGTAACGTAGTAACCACACCATTTTGATAAAAATCAGCCATGTGTCCTCCTGATCATAGGGATAATAATTGAGTAAGCATTTCGTTCCAGCCTTCAGGGCCGGTTAGGGTGCTGGTATAGACCTCTTCTTTTTTTACAGCTGGTGGAGGATTTACCGGTGATAAAATGCGAATTGGAACGTGCGCCGCTTCAAGCATTGCTACGTCGTTTTTACCATCGCCAAGGGCAATAGTGTTTACTTTGGTGGTATGTTGCTTTTGATATTCACTGGCCAGCCATTTAAGCGCTTGGCCTTTATCGCAATTACCTGAAATATGAATAAAACGGCCACCTTCTAGCGGAAAGGCGCCGCGATCTTTAACAACGTTTAAAAATCGCTGTTTCTCTTCGTCGCTGCCCAACCACAAAACGGGTTCGCCGAACTGACGTTTGGCCGCAAGCGATGCTGACCGCTCATCGAGACCTGTACATTCCTGAATTTCTGCAATCGACATTTTTGAAAACTGCTTATATTTACCTTCAAATTCGCTGCCAATTTTTTCCAATAGCTTAATCCAATAATTTTTATTGGAGATAAAAGCTTTGCACCAATAGCCGTCTATCCAAACCGTGCCGCTAGGCTTTTGTTTAAAAAAACCATGGGGGATGAAAATGGCGGCACCATTCTCGATAATAAACGGCCCGTCTAAGCCAATTCTTTCACGTAATGGCTGTAATTCAGCAAAGGTTTTACTGGTGGTAGGAATAACGGGAATGTCTTGTACTTCTAATGCCGTTAAAGCCGGTTTCGCCGCCTCGAAAGAGTAGGTATGGTGGTCTAACAGCGTGCCGTCCATATCGGTGAAAACAAGCGTTTTCGTCATCGTTTTACGTCCTGTTTAGTTATCGTTCTTGTTTCATCAAGATAAAACACGGTATCGCACTTTTCAGGCAAATGCGCTAATGCGTGTTCAGTGATGCGTTGGTAGTGTTGCACAAAGTTTGCCACTTCTTCATCAGACATGACGCCGTCACTATCTTTTAACGCTTTTTGGGCAAGTTTATGTTCTTGTTCTAAGCGCCATTGATAAACGCAATCGAAACTTGGCGCTTTAAGCATGATGCGATAGTCAATTTTGTCGAAGAGCGTTTGGTAATCACCGGCTAGTTCAGTGTTAACAAACGAACGCCAAATGCTTAGTGGGTCTTCAACTTCCTCGAGGTGATTGACGGGGCGTTTCAATTCGCCTGAAGCCTGAGGAGGGGCACCTACACACCACCCTTCTAGTATGATGAAATCAGGTGAAGATTCTATTACAGGCCACTGCTCCTTTGGGAATGGGTTATCCGTTGCCTTGTTAAAACGAGGTAGGGATGTTCGTGTGCCTTTGGCTAGGCTACGAAGCGTATTCAAAGCTAAAGTGACGTCGTGCGTACCCGGCACTCCGCGTGTCGCTAGAAGCGGATGCACTTTAATCGCTAGCGCGTTGCGCTGAGATTGGTCGTAGTAAAAGTCGTCAATAGACAGTGATACAACTTGTTTATTATGTACCGATGAAAGGAAAGACTCGATAAAACTGGTCAGAGTAGATTTACCCGATCCCTGACTACCGTTTATACCGACAATAAAAGGTTTTGTTGCACCTTCTTGGTGCTTTAGCAGCTGCTTACATAATGGTATGAACCATTTTTGTGCAGTTTCTGCATAGCTACTTGGCAATTGGTGCGTCGTTAAAAAGCTATGTATATCCATGTTGTCACCTTAATCAATGCAGAGTTCGCACGTTCTTCTTGATTGAGATAACAACATTTGTGCCAATCGGGGAACTTGCTAGGTACCCTAAGGATTACTTCTTATTTGCTACGATCACGGCCCGTTGTGGTGCAGGATAACCTTCTATGGTGCGAGTAATATCTTCTTGATCGAGAAAATCTTTCAAAGATTGTGATTCCATCCACGACGTTGCACGTTGTTCGTCCAGAGTAGTGTGGTTAACATCCACAACACGGATATTTTCAAATCCTAGGCGACCTAGCCATACAGAAAGAGCGGCGGTACTCGGTAAAAACCAAACGTTTCGCATTTGAGCATAGCGCTCACCGGCCATTAGCACGGTGTTTTCGTCACCATCAACAACAAGCGTCTCAAGTACTAGCTCTCCACCTTTTCTTAGCTGATCTTTAAGCTGCTGTAGAAAAGCCATAGGATCTTTGCGGTGATACAGAACGCCCATAGAAAATACGGTATCGAAGGCTTTTAGCGGCTGCATCTCTTCAATACCTAACGGCAGAAAGTGAATGTTGTCGCATGGCGTAGTGGAATTACTTATAAATTGCTTAATAGCGTGAAACTGAATAAAAAACAATTGAGTAGGATCTATGCCTATTACTTTTTCGGCGCCTTGCCCAAGCATACGCCACATGTGATAGCCGCTACCACAACCTACGTCTAAAACGTTTCGGCCTTTTAATGATGTAATGTGAGGTGCTACACGGTCCCATTTCCAGTCTGAACGCCATTCGGTATCTATATGAATCCCGTGCAGGTGAAAAGGTCCCTTACGCCATGGCATAAATTGTTTCAGCAAACCTTCTATTTGCTTTTGCGTATATTCGTTAACGTCGTCTTTTGTGCCTATCGAAACGTTCGATGAAAGATCGACATGGCTTGGTGAGGTCGATGGAAGTTTTCCGAGCATCCGGCACCATTTATCAAACTCGCCGTGTTTGGCGTTTCGCTGCCAGTCGTCCATTTGGGCAGGAAGGGTTTGTAGCCAATGCGAAAGAGGGCTGTCTATCAATGATTTGTAACAATCGTTGAACCATGTCTGTTCTAGTTTGCTCATAGTCTTCTTTATATGTATTGAAATCGAAATAACGCGAAGTCTGAAATGCGCTTGCGCCTAACTTTTGATGGCGACCATGGACGTAAAGTTATAGCACTTGTACCACATCACTACATCTGTAAACCCTACTTTTTTAAGGCGCGTTTCATGTTCACTGAAGGTGTCGGTTAACATGACTTTCTCTAGCGCTGCGCGCTTTTGACTTACTTCTAGCTCGCTGTATCCATTGTCGCGTTTAAATTGGTGGTGTAAATCTACAAGCAATTCGTTTCCATTGAGGGTAGGGTGACGAATTTTCTCTGACAATACTAAAATACCGCCTGGGTTTAACCCATCGTAAATGCGTTTTAATAGTGCTTCGCGGTCAGCTGGTGGAATAAACTGTAAGGTAAAGTTCATCACAACCATGGAGGCGTTTTGTATCTCAATATTTTGGGCGTAGCCATGCTTTATGGAAATAGGATTTGGAAGTGAAAACGTTTGAACAACACGCTTGCAGCGTTCAACCATTGCTTCAGATGCGTCTACACCTATTATTTCACACGTTTTGCTTGGCAGCGCCCTGGCAACAGATAAACTCGCTGCACCTAAACTACAACCAAGGTCATAAACCACGGAATTTGAAGTGACTGCAGTTTTAGCCAATTCGCCTATGGTGTGAACAATGGTTTCGTATCCAGGAACTGAACGCTGAATCATATCAGGAAACACATCAACGACAGACTCATCAAATTTAAAGTCATCTACTTTATTGAGTGCCTTTGCATAAATATTATCGTGTTTCTTCACTGTGAATCTTCAATTAGCCAATTTGGGGCGCAATTTTACCGTCTGGTACGTAAATGCCAATGGAAAACGCTAAATTTGTTAGTTTTTTACAGTATTTTTCAGTATTAGGTCTTTTCGTTAATGGTCTAAAGTATTAATCTATACTCATAATAGAAAAAGGAAGCAGTAACGCTAATGACGAGAATTCTAGTAGCAGACGATCACCCATTGTTTCGCGAGGCATTGAGCGGCGCGTTGGAACCTTACTTTGAAAATGCACAAATAATCCAAGCCGGAAGTTTGGACGATGCATTGGCAAAACTTAATGAATTCGACGGCGTTGAGTTAGTGCTTCTTGATCTTAACATGCCAGGCGGTGAATACTTCAACGGCCTTATCACCCTTCGCGAGCAATATCCGAATATCCCTATCGGGGTGGTTTCAGGCAGCGATACGGTTGAAGTGGTAGCTCAGGTAATGAGCTTAGGCGCACAGGGCTTTATTCCTAAAGTATCTGAAACCCGTGAAATTGCACAAGCTATCGTAGATATCATCGACGGCAAAAAGTGGCTTCCGGAAGGTATGGAAGAAGAGCTTGAGAAAGTTGATGATGAATTGAAAGTACTTCTCCAGCGTTTCCGTGAGCTAACACCAAAGCAAATTCAGGTTCTTTCATACTTAAGGGCCGGCTTGATGAATAAGCAGATAGCTCATGAAATGAATGTTACCGAAGCAACGATTAAAGCGCATATCAGTGCCATACTGCGTAAACTAGAGATTAATACTCGTACGCAGGCTGTGTTATTGATGGACAAGCTTCAGCTTAGCTAAGTAAGTTTTGCCTTAAAAAAAACCGGATTAATCATCCGGTTTTTTTGTCTTTAAAGTTCTGTTTTTAAAATAATATTGCCGCTCTCGGTTACAATGTCTAAACCTTTATCAGGTACATGATCAAATTTCTTTTGGCGTTTCAAGAGTAACGTCGTTGATGAGTTATCGTCTTTTAAAGAAGTAGTAGTGTCCGCTAACTTAGTTAGATACACCGCCCAGTATTCAACGTGAGGTGTTGAATAGTCTTTATAAAAAGCAACACCAATTTGGTCTTGCTCTTCATAAAACGGAAGTTCGCCTAACAAGTGCTGTCGATGAGAGTTAGACCTTTTCAATGCGTACCAAACATCAACAGCCGTAGTGTACCCGCCCGCTAACGCTTCAACTTGGTTGCTCATAGCCTTACCATAATATTCAGGTAGAGTGAGCCCCGCATTTCGAATGCGAGTGTTAGGGCTACCACCTAAAAAATGTGAAACTAAGCCTCTGTCGGCCATATCTTTCACTTTGACTTCAGCTAATTCAACGAGTGTCGGGTTGCACTGCAGCAGATTGCGTTTTTGCCCTTTATCGTTAGCAATAAGTAAAGACAAGGCTTGAGCTTGCTCAGTATTACCACAGGTAACGGGGTTGGCGAAGCTAGTACTTTGGGCAATCAGAGCAATTAGCGTAGCTATAATGAATTTTTGACAAAAAAGGCCGCTTTCGCGGCCTTTTATTCTGGGGATTGAACTAAGCAGCTTTACCACCTCGTTTCTTAGCAGCTGACGTTGAGTTAACTTTAGCTACTAACTCTTCGTGATCGAAATCATCAACGTTAATGGTGCGAAGTCGTCCTGCTTCTGTCTTGCGTAGCAAGTTCGCTTCTTCTTCGTTAATAACATCTTCAGCTAATGCCTCATCAGCCAGTACGTCCAATCGAGTGAACGGTAGCTTGGCTTTCTTGTGTTTACAAATGCGCTCAAAGATAGGCTCACTCGCTAATACATCGTCAAGTGTTTGTTCTAGGTCGCCAAACAAACTGCCTTCCTCGCGTGTTAGATACTGGCCATAGCCTAAACGGCTACGTGCAGTTGAAGGCGTTTGAAGCATTTGTGCAATAGCATGCTCTGTTTTATCAGAAGGCTTGCCAATACGACGACCAAACGGAATTACCATAACGCGAAGCGCTGCCGCAATTGCACGGTTAGGGAAGTTCGCTAAGAAGTCATCAATTGCTGTCTCAATGTCGTGCAATGTGGTTTGCATCGCCCAATGAAGAAGCGGAAGATCTTCTTTCAAGCGTCCTTCTTCGTCGAAGCGCTTCAAAGTAGTGCTGCCCATGTAAAGGCCACTTAAAATATCACCTAAACGCGCAGATAAACGCTCGCGACGCTTAAGGTCACCACCAAGTACACCCATAGAAACATCAGTAAGAAGTGCTAGGTTAGCGCTATAACCTTGAAGCAGTTTATAGTAACGCGCTGTTTCATCAGTAAATGGAGCACTGCTAAACGCACCATTAGTTAGTGAGAACCAAATACTGCGCACAGTATTAGCTACTGCAAAGCCGATATGACCGAATACTGCCTTATCAAACGCTTGAAGCGCCTCTTTCTTGTCTTCAATAGATGCAGCTTCAATTTCTTTAAGCACATAAGGGTGACAACGCATCGCGCCTTGACCGAATATCATCATGTTACGAGTAAGGATGTTTGCACCTTCAACCGTAATTGAAACAGGTACACCTTGATAGCCGCGACCCAAATAGTTGTTTGGCCCAAGCATTACGCCCTTACCGCCGTGAACATCCATCGCGTCGTTGATGACTTGACGCATTTTTTCGGTTAAGTGGTACTTACAAATTGCTGAGATAACAGAAGGTTTCTCGCCTAGGTCAACACCCACTGTTGAAAAGCGCGTTACACCATCCATCAAGTAGGCATTACCACCAATACGCGCAAGCATTTCTTCAACACCTTCCATATGGCCTACAGGCATACGGAATTGACGACGAATACGTGCATATGCACCTGTTGCAAGTGAAACAGATTTTGCGCCACCAGCAGCAGACGAAGGTAGGGTAATACAACGTCCTACTGATAAACATTCTACAAGCATGCGCCATCCGCGACCCGCCATCGCTGGACCACCGATAATGTAATCGATAGGTACAAAGATTTCTTCACCCTTGATAGGTCCATTCTGAAATGGTGTATTAAGAGGGAAGTGGCGACGACCAATTTCTAGACCTTTAGTATCGCGAGGGATAAGCGCGCAGGTAATACCAGGCTCTTTGTTATCGCCAAGAAGACCTTCAGGATCTTGCAGTTTAAAAGCGAGGCCGATAACGGTAGCCACAGGTGCAAGAGTGATATAGCGCTTGTTAAAGGTAAGGCGCATACCCAGTACTTCTTCACCGTTCCATTCGCCTTTACAAACAACACCAACATCAGGAATTGCACCAGCATCAGAACCAGCTTCAGGACCAGTTAATGCGAAACAAGGGATTTCTTCACCCGCTGCAAGACGAGGTAGATAGTGATCTTGTTGCTCTTTCGTACCATAGTGTTGTAGTAGTTCGCCCGGGCCTAGTGAGTTTGGCACACCAACCGTGCTCGATAGTACCGCACTTACGCCTGCAAGCTTTTGCAGAACACGTGATTGTGCGTAGGCTGAAAATTCAAGACCGCCATATTCTTTCTTTATAATCATGGCAAAGAATTTGTGTTCTTTCAAAAACTGCCAAATTTCAGGAGGTAGGTCTGCATCTTTGTGGTTAATTTGCCACTCATCGACCATAGAGCAAACTTTATCACAAGGCCCGTCTAAGAATGCCTGTTCTTCTGCTGTTAGGCGACCTTTAGGGATGCGGTGAAGCTTGTCCCAGTCCGGCTTACCGCTAAAGATATCGCCGTCCCACCAAACGGTGCCCGCGTCGATAGCTTCTTGTTCTGTGCTCGACATTTCCGGCATAACCTTGCGATAGAAGGCAAGCAGCTTTTTAGAAATGTGCTGTTTTCTGATATTAGCAAGCGTGAACGGCAGTGTTAAAGCAAGGAACACTACCCAACCTAGCAGGCCGATATCACCGAAAAGGGTGCCTAAAATCATAACACCTGCGCCCATGGCAACAGCTGTTACCAAGCTGGTACGCTGATAGCTAGCAATCGCTAGTGTCAGAACGACCAGTAAAAACCATATAAAATCTGCCATACTTCACTCCTGAAAGGCGTTAAACGTTACACTTGTCATTTCCTCGGTTCTATAAAAACGCTTCAAAAAAAGTCGTTAACAATCGAGGTCTGACCAGCATGCTGTAAACCTATTATTTAATAGGGCAAAGATCAAGATTTTTACATGAATATTCTATTAACAACGACATAAATAATAGGGTAGTGGGCATCACTACTTATAAGTATAGTCGCTACTTATATTGGGCGATTGAAAATGTGAATTGCGACTGTTTTAAAGTGGGTAAGCAGCAGACGTGCAACATATGTTTGTTAATAAAAAAGCACGCCTAAATCTTATTTAAAGCGTGCTTTATTGCATGTTGAATAAGTTGTTACAAAACGAGCTGTATCGTTTTAGTACACTTCACAGTATTTCAAACGACTTGAGCTTGATATCACCTTGCTCATCACCGTCTTTAAACTGCTGAAGTCTAACCAGTGTATAGTTTAGCGATGGTGCGAACCAAGCAAAGGTTTCACGTTTCTTCGATTCCCTAATGAGCTTTACTTTAACTGCTTCAACTTTTCCAAACGGCAGCGACAATACTTCTTTATCTACTACCTGCACGCCATAGTGGCGTAGCTGCCCACGATAATTAACAAAGTTATAGTCTAGCGACTTTTTACCTGCGGCTAGCTGTTTGGCCAAATCTATCCGATAAATTTGATTATCAAATTCACCATTCCAGTCGAAGGTTTCGCCATTTTCGACTTCAATTTTACCTTGTCCTTGCTGACTGAATGTTACTTTAAGCTCTTTATCCGGCCCAGTTCCTGAGCGGTTATAGTAATACTCAGAGGGCACAACCGTATCTTCGTTTACCGTGAAGATAGAGTGCTCGCTGCGTTTGTCTGACAAGAAAAACTTCGAAACCTTGGATGTATAAATTAAGGAATATTGTTGGTTGCCTAAATTCGAAAGCTCAATATTCGCTTCGCCTACGTCGTCACCCCATTTGTAAGCGGTATAAGTAGCCTTATAAGGCTGAAGCGATAGTTCAGTTTCCTCGGCATGGGACATTGTTTGTGCGTTCCCTGAGATGGATACCGCTAACAGTGCACCAACAGCAAAAGGCTTAATCGCTTGCATAACCAGATTCTGGTAGTTCTTGCTCATCTAAAACTGCCTTATTGTTTTGCATCGATAATCGACCAGCACTAAACCATGATAGTACTAGCGGATAGATGCGGCGTTCTTGTTCCTGAACACGCTCAGCCAAGTCACTAGCTGTGTCTTCATCAAACACAGGCACACGACTTTGAATGATAACCGGGCCACCATCAAGTTCAGGTGTAACAAAGTGTACACTTACACCGTGCTCTTTATCTCCATTGTCAATGGCTCGCTGATGCGTATTCAAACCTTTGTACTTCGGCAACAAAGATGGGTGAATGTTCACTAATTTTCCAGCAAAGCTATCGACAAACTCTGGAGTTAAGATGCGCATAAAGCCAGCAAGTACAACACAGTCTGCGCCAAAAGCATCAATTTGTGCCTTGAGTGCTTCGTCATAAGACTCTCGAGTATCAAAACCAGTGTGATCAAGACACACGGCTTCGATACCTGCTTCTCTTGCGCGCTCAAGGCCATAAGCGTTAGGGCGGTTGCTAATTACGCCGCTGATTTTCGCGTTAAGACGGCCGCCTTTTATTTCATCAATAATGGCCTGCAAGTTACTGCCATTACCAGAAATAAGTACGCATATTTTGGTTACACTGCTACTCACGCGTTGATCTCTACTTGCTCTTCGCCGTCTTTTGCAGCGATGTCACCAATAACCCACGCATTTTCACCATGTTGCTTAAGGATGTTTAGGGCTGCATCGGTATCGCTTTCATCAACAACGATAACTAAGCCAACACCACAGTTGAAGGTGCGGTACATTTCATGGCGCGTTACGTTACCGTTTTCTTGTAGCCAAGAGAAGATAGCAGGCCATTCCCACGAACTTTCATCAATTACCACTTTCGCATCTTCAGGAAGTACGCGTGGGATGTTTTCCCAGAAGCCGCCGCCTGTTATGTGTGAAATTGCACTAACTTGAACCTCTTCAAGCAAAGCCAATACCGACTTAACGTAAATGCGAGTAGGCTCAAGTAACTGGTCAATGATTGGCTTACCGTTTAGGCTAGCATTTACATCAGCGCCGCTTACTTCGATGATTTTTCTTACTAAAGAATAACCGTTTGAGTGTGGGCCCGACGAACCTAAAGCAATGAGCTTTTGGCCTGGTTTAACCTTCGTGCCGTCAATAACGTTATCAGCCTCAACTACACCAACGCAGAAGCCTGCAATGTCGTAATCGCCATCGTGGTACATGCCGGGCATTTCAGCAGTTTCACCGCCAATAAGCGCACAACCCGCCTGTTCACACCCTGCACCAATACCGGTAACCACTGAAGCTGCAACGTCAACATCAAGCTTACCTGTAGCATAATAGTCTAGGAAAAATAGCGGTTCAGCACCTTGCACTATAAGGTCGTTAACACACATTGCCACAAGGTCAATGCCTACACCGTCATGACGATTCGCATCCATTGCCACTCTTAGTTTAGTACCTACACCGTCAGTACCTGATACAAGTAGCGGCTTTTTGTATTTGGTAGGTAGTTCGCAAAGTGCACCAAAACCACCCAAATTACCTTTTACTTCAGGTCTATGGGTTTTCTTGGTAACTGATTTGATGCGTTCAACAAGTTGATTGCCTGCATCGATATCTACGCCTGCATCTTTGTAACTTAAAGAGGTTTTATTTTCGCTCACGGTTGGGCCCTGAAACTAAGAGGTAGAAAACCGCGGATTCTACCAGCAAGTCGGCACAAGTCCAATTTGTGACGGCTATTTTATGCGCTTTTTGATCTTTTTTATTTTAAGGGTGAAATTAAACTGAATATAAAAGACAATAGAACGCTAGTTTTTGGTGAACATCTTGCTACATAAAATGTCTTGCTCTGATATTAAGAGTGAACAAAGTGAATGGTGGGCTGCTTTCAAGCGTTTTTTGAAATGTGTTTGGCTCATGGTTGGGTAGGTAAGGAATTGATTTTTAGAGAGTATGGAGTGTCAATGTTGACGGCAGTAATGCGTAACACCAATAAGGCAAATAAGCAGAGAGTAGGTTTAAAACGTATACTGAGTGCTTCTCTTGTTGCAATACTTAGCTACAGTGCAGTTACGCATGCCGCTCAGCGCGTAGTTGTTAATGAAGCGCAAGTCCAAGTTGAAGACCAAACACAGCGCACTCAGCAAACAGCACTCAAAAAAGCGCTAAAGCAAGTATTTATTAAAATGTCGGGCAGCACGAGTGTACTTGACAACGCCGGTGTCAGAGCAGCATTAACATCACCTCAATCGCTACTGCGCTCATATCGCTTTGCGTTTGATAAAAACAGAACCTACTACATCGCTGAATTCGACCAAGCAAAACTTAATGAGATTCTGCAGCGCGAATTGCTACCGCTTTGGGGCGACAGACGCCCCGAGACTATAGTGTGGCTGGCACAGGAAGATGAAAGCGCAACGCGTACCATCCTTGATGAGTCACTCGATACTGAGCTACAGCAAGCACTGAAACAGACTGCTAAAGAGCGTGGCGTGCCCCTCAGCCTGCCTCTAATGGACTTAACAGACAGCGTTAATATTTCTACTTACGATGTATGGGGACGATTTGTAGAGCCGCTTCGTAAAGCTTCAATGCGATATAGCGTGGATAACATTATCGGCGCCAGAGTGTATCGCAATGACCCAAATGCGATACCGGAATTACCCGAAAATATTGTGCCGTCAGGTACAGTGGAATCATTAGATAATGTGCTCGATGATGAAGCGCAGGCTAGACGCCAATATGATCAATCAACCGATTCAACTAACGCAGAAACGAATTCGTTGCTTGGTAGTGGTGAAGGCCCAATAAACGAGAACGATGCTGTTACTGGTCAGCCTAGCGGAAATGGTGAAAAACCATTGCCTGTAGAACAAATAGAAAATACAACAGTACCATTTACAATGAACGAATTTGCCAATTACGCTAAGCGAGCAGATGAAGGCGACTTTGCGCTGGATTGGGTTTTCATCGGCGGTGGTAAAGTAAGTTACGGTAGCATTTATGGTGATTCACCGGAAGCTTTGGGCAATCAACTGGTAGACGCGTATTCAAATTATCTATCATCGCTTTACGCCGTTGTGGGGATCGAGGAGTCTGAACGCGAGGTTATCAAAATCTCAATCGCTAACGTTGGTACCATTGCAAGCTATGCCAGTGCCACAGACTATTTAAACAGCTTAAGTGTAATCGAAAACGCAACCCTCGTAGAGCAATCAGGTACGGTGGCCACTTATTCGTTAACTTTAGTGGGTACGGTCGATGATTTACTTAACAGCGTTAAGTTAGAAAATAAACTACGTCCTGTAACCGACGCTTACGGGCAAACTGTTAACGGAAACAGTTTCTATTGGAGCAATTAAATTAGCATGCAGCTGCCTTTGCCCGTAACGCTACCTGTAGACGAAAATTTTGATAGTTTCGTTTCTACGGGTAACGAAGAAGTGGTTTCAGTGCTAGAGCAAATTTCAGAAGCGCTACCACTTTGGCGAGATACCTCAAAGTTGAGTGCTTTGGCTTCATTACAACTTCCACTGCTAACCTTATTAGGCAGCAGTGCAGTAGGCAAAAGTCACCTACTGTTTGCCACCTGCCATCAATTAGCAGGCAGAACAGTCAATCACCTGTACTTAAATCTTAATGACTACAAAGCGTGGTCGTTAGATATTTTCGAAGGGTTAGAAAACCTGTCGCTTATAGCATTAGACAACATACACGCTATAGCTGGTGATAAGCGCTGGGAAGAAGCGCTGTTTGATTTATTCAATCGTGTTATGGAAGCTAAACAAGCCATGGTAATTTGTACCAGCCATTTGGGTCCATCAAACCCGGCATTCGTGCTTCCTGACTTGCGTTCCCGCTTGGCGTGGGGTGTTATTTATCACGTTAATCAGCTTGATGATAGCGGTCGTGAAGAGGCGGTACGCCTGCGCGCTGAAGAGCGGGGCCTTAAGCTTTCAAACCAAGCACTGCAGTTTCTACTGCATCACAGCGAACGAGATCTAAAGAGCCTCATGTCTTTGCTTGCCCGCCTAGACACACGCTCACTCCAAGAACAAAAACGCCTATCGGTGGGCATGGTTAAGCGCGAGCTTAACCTAAATTAGCTAAAGCGCGAGCTTAACCTAGATTAGCTAAGCGGGAGCTTAACCTAGATTAGCTGAGCGGGAGCTTAACCTAGATTAGCTGAGCGGGAGCTTAAACTAGATTAGCTAAGCGGGAGCTTAACCTGAATTAGCTAAAGTGCAGATTTATGTCCACTACAAAAAGCCAGTTGCCAGATAGAGTCCAATACGGGTGAAAAGCTTAGAGAAACGCTGTATCACCCAACCGCTACTGTTGCCCTTGCTCAAAACGCGCTTTTTCTTCTTTCATTTCTTCTTTGAGCTTTTTAATGCCTAGCCCCAGTTCGCGACCACGTTTTCTCGC
This genomic window contains:
- a CDS encoding response regulator transcription factor, whose product is MTRILVADDHPLFREALSGALEPYFENAQIIQAGSLDDALAKLNEFDGVELVLLDLNMPGGEYFNGLITLREQYPNIPIGVVSGSDTVEVVAQVMSLGAQGFIPKVSETREIAQAIVDIIDGKKWLPEGMEEELEKVDDELKVLLQRFRELTPKQIQVLSYLRAGLMNKQIAHEMNVTEATIKAHISAILRKLEINTRTQAVLLMDKLQLS
- a CDS encoding kinase; amino-acid sequence: MDIHSFLTTHQLPSSYAETAQKWFIPLCKQLLKHQEGATKPFIVGINGSQGSGKSTLTSFIESFLSSVHNKQVVSLSIDDFYYDQSQRNALAIKVHPLLATRGVPGTHDVTLALNTLRSLAKGTRTSLPRFNKATDNPFPKEQWPVIESSPDFIILEGWCVGAPPQASGELKRPVNHLEEVEDPLSIWRSFVNTELAGDYQTLFDKIDYRIMLKAPSFDCVYQWRLEQEHKLAQKALKDSDGVMSDEEVANFVQHYQRITEHALAHLPEKCDTVFYLDETRTITKQDVKR
- a CDS encoding CAP domain-containing protein encodes the protein MVKLLSSIPRIKGRESGLFCQKFIIATLIALIAQSTSFANPVTCGNTEQAQALSLLIANDKGQKRNLLQCNPTLVELAEVKVKDMADRGLVSHFLGGSPNTRIRNAGLTLPEYYGKAMSNQVEALAGGYTTAVDVWYALKRSNSHRQHLLGELPFYEEQDQIGVAFYKDYSTPHVEYWAVYLTKLADTTTSLKDDNSSTTLLLKRQKKFDHVPDKGLDIVTESGNIILKTEL
- the cmoA gene encoding carboxy-S-adenosyl-L-methionine synthase CmoA — its product is MKKHDNIYAKALNKVDDFKFDESVVDVFPDMIQRSVPGYETIVHTIGELAKTAVTSNSVVYDLGCSLGAASLSVARALPSKTCEIIGVDASEAMVERCKRVVQTFSLPNPISIKHGYAQNIEIQNASMVVMNFTLQFIPPADREALLKRIYDGLNPGGILVLSEKIRHPTLNGNELLVDLHHQFKRDNGYSELEVSQKRAALEKVMLTDTFSEHETRLKKVGFTDVVMWYKCYNFTSMVAIKS
- the cmoB gene encoding tRNA 5-methoxyuridine(34)/uridine 5-oxyacetic acid(34) synthase CmoB → MSKLEQTWFNDCYKSLIDSPLSHWLQTLPAQMDDWQRNAKHGEFDKWCRMLGKLPSTSPSHVDLSSNVSIGTKDDVNEYTQKQIEGLLKQFMPWRKGPFHLHGIHIDTEWRSDWKWDRVAPHITSLKGRNVLDVGCGSGYHMWRMLGQGAEKVIGIDPTQLFFIQFHAIKQFISNSTTPCDNIHFLPLGIEEMQPLKAFDTVFSMGVLYHRKDPMAFLQQLKDQLRKGGELVLETLVVDGDENTVLMAGERYAQMRNVWFLPSTAALSVWLGRLGFENIRVVDVNHTTLDEQRATSWMESQSLKDFLDQEDITRTIEGYPAPQRAVIVANKK
- a CDS encoding HAD-IIB family hydrolase → MTKTLVFTDMDGTLLDHHTYSFEAAKPALTALEVQDIPVIPTTSKTFAELQPLRERIGLDGPFIIENGAAIFIPHGFFKQKPSGTVWIDGYWCKAFISNKNYWIKLLEKIGSEFEGKYKQFSKMSIAEIQECTGLDERSASLAAKRQFGEPVLWLGSDEEKQRFLNVVKDRGAFPLEGGRFIHISGNCDKGQALKWLASEYQKQHTTKVNTIALGDGKNDVAMLEAAHVPIRILSPVNPPPAVKKEEVYTSTLTGPEGWNEMLTQLLSL
- the fadE gene encoding acyl-CoA dehydrogenase FadE — encoded protein: MADFIWFLLVVLTLAIASYQRTSLVTAVAMGAGVMILGTLFGDIGLLGWVVFLALTLPFTLANIRKQHISKKLLAFYRKVMPEMSSTEQEAIDAGTVWWDGDIFSGKPDWDKLHRIPKGRLTAEEQAFLDGPCDKVCSMVDEWQINHKDADLPPEIWQFLKEHKFFAMIIKKEYGGLEFSAYAQSRVLQKLAGVSAVLSSTVGVPNSLGPGELLQHYGTKEQQDHYLPRLAAGEEIPCFALTGPEAGSDAGAIPDVGVVCKGEWNGEEVLGMRLTFNKRYITLAPVATVIGLAFKLQDPEGLLGDNKEPGITCALIPRDTKGLEIGRRHFPLNTPFQNGPIKGEEIFVPIDYIIGGPAMAGRGWRMLVECLSVGRCITLPSSAAGGAKSVSLATGAYARIRRQFRMPVGHMEGVEEMLARIGGNAYLMDGVTRFSTVGVDLGEKPSVISAICKYHLTEKMRQVINDAMDVHGGKGVMLGPNNYLGRGYQGVPVSITVEGANILTRNMMIFGQGAMRCHPYVLKEIEAASIEDKKEALQAFDKAVFGHIGFAVANTVRSIWFSLTNGAFSSAPFTDETARYYKLLQGYSANLALLTDVSMGVLGGDLKRRERLSARLGDILSGLYMGSTTLKRFDEEGRLKEDLPLLHWAMQTTLHDIETAIDDFLANFPNRAIAAALRVMVIPFGRRIGKPSDKTEHAIAQMLQTPSTARSRLGYGQYLTREEGSLFGDLEQTLDDVLASEPIFERICKHKKAKLPFTRLDVLADEALAEDVINEEEANLLRKTEAGRLRTINVDDFDHEELVAKVNSTSAAKKRGGKAA